From the genome of Metabacillus schmidteae, one region includes:
- the gnd gene encoding phosphogluconate dehydrogenase (NAD(+)-dependent, decarboxylating) produces MKVGLIGLGKMGMNLGKNLIDNKHRVMAFDLNTNTIEEIKKYGVEGASSLQDLVQSLEKPRVVWIMVPHSVVDSVISEITPFLSEGDIVIEAGNSHYKESIRRYEQLKKVGVSFMDAGTSGGMEGARYGACYMIGGDPEAWSIVEPIFRDTAVDNGYLYAGKSGSGHFLKMVHNGIEYGMMAAIGEGFEVLEKSDFDFDYEKVARVWNNGSVIRSWLMELTERAFSKDAKLDEIKGIMHSSGEGKWTVETALDLQTATPVIAMSLLMRYRSLDNDTFTGKVVASLRNEFGGHAVEKS; encoded by the coding sequence GTGAAAGTAGGATTAATTGGATTAGGGAAAATGGGTATGAACTTAGGAAAAAACTTAATTGACAATAAACACCGTGTAATGGCGTTTGATCTAAATACAAATACTATTGAAGAAATTAAAAAATACGGAGTTGAAGGAGCATCCAGTTTACAAGATCTTGTTCAATCATTAGAAAAGCCACGAGTTGTTTGGATAATGGTCCCACACTCCGTCGTTGATTCAGTTATTAGTGAAATCACACCATTTCTAAGTGAAGGAGATATCGTCATTGAAGCTGGTAATTCGCATTATAAGGAATCCATTCGTCGTTACGAACAGTTGAAGAAAGTTGGAGTGAGCTTTATGGATGCCGGTACTTCTGGGGGGATGGAAGGTGCTCGCTATGGTGCTTGTTATATGATTGGTGGAGATCCTGAAGCATGGAGCATTGTCGAGCCGATTTTTAGAGATACAGCTGTAGATAATGGGTATTTATATGCTGGGAAATCTGGTAGTGGCCACTTCTTAAAAATGGTCCACAATGGAATAGAATACGGAATGATGGCCGCCATTGGTGAAGGATTCGAAGTCCTGGAAAAAAGCGATTTCGATTTTGACTATGAAAAAGTGGCACGGGTGTGGAATAACGGTTCTGTCATCCGCTCATGGCTCATGGAATTGACAGAACGCGCATTTTCTAAAGATGCAAAATTAGATGAAATTAAGGGCATTATGCATTCTTCTGGGGAAGGGAAATGGACAGTTGAAACCGCTTTGGATCTTCAAACAGCTACCCCTGTTATCGCTATGTCTTTACTAATGCGTTACCGTTCATTAGACAATGATACATTTACAGGTAAAGTGGTAGCTTCCCTTCGTAATGAATTTGGCGGACATGCTGTGGAAAAATCATAA
- a CDS encoding tyrosine-type recombinase/integrase codes for MLKVQEVLIQEKKRYLLIDKRGYPVIPVAKYIKYLDNIGKAENTLKSYCYHLKLYFQFLEESRLRYQEVNLDILAQFIGWLRIPDQSTKVIYFEETLAKRSERTVNTIITCVIGFYDYLTRNEDYVGNVNNQLKKQAPGRFRTFKPFLHHITKGNSYDKNILKVKEPKRTVKTLNKNQLQVIHNACSNIRDELLFRILYEGGLRIGEALSLWVEDFDIGKNAISVRRSKTSDGEKRKVYVSIETMNLFQDYLIDFHSYEIDSNYVFITLTGPNRGKPMTDGSVRSLIKRMKKKTGIDFTPHMLRHTYATELHEAGVDIAIIQRLLGHAHVQTTIQTYIHASDETIRGSWEQAQSNKKIGRRDK; via the coding sequence ATGTTGAAAGTACAAGAAGTTCTCATTCAAGAGAAGAAAAGATATCTGTTAATTGATAAGAGAGGCTATCCGGTCATACCGGTTGCAAAGTATATAAAGTATTTAGATAACATTGGAAAAGCTGAAAATACACTAAAGTCATACTGTTACCATCTAAAGCTTTATTTTCAATTCCTAGAGGAAAGTCGGTTAAGATATCAAGAAGTGAACCTTGATATCTTGGCTCAATTCATCGGTTGGCTGAGAATTCCCGATCAATCTACAAAAGTCATTTACTTTGAAGAAACCTTAGCTAAACGATCAGAAAGAACAGTCAATACCATCATAACTTGTGTCATAGGATTCTATGACTATTTGACTCGTAATGAGGATTACGTGGGAAATGTAAATAATCAATTAAAAAAGCAGGCCCCAGGGCGTTTTAGGACGTTTAAACCCTTCCTCCATCACATTACAAAAGGGAATTCTTATGATAAAAACATTTTAAAAGTTAAGGAGCCAAAGCGTACAGTTAAAACGTTAAATAAAAACCAATTACAAGTAATTCATAATGCTTGCAGCAATATACGGGATGAATTATTGTTCCGTATTTTATATGAAGGTGGATTACGTATTGGAGAGGCCCTTTCTCTGTGGGTAGAGGATTTTGATATTGGTAAAAATGCTATTTCGGTTAGGAGATCCAAAACATCCGATGGAGAAAAACGAAAAGTCTATGTATCTATTGAGACTATGAATCTCTTTCAAGATTATCTAATAGACTTTCATTCTTACGAAATTGATAGCAATTATGTGTTTATCACCTTAACTGGACCAAATCGTGGTAAACCAATGACTGATGGTTCTGTACGTTCTTTAATTAAACGGATGAAGAAAAAAACAGGAATAGATTTTACCCCTCATATGCTTCGGCATACATATGCCACAGAGTTACATGAAGCAGGAGTAGATATTGCCATCATACAGAGATTATTAGGGCATGCACACGTTCAAACAACGATACAGACTTATATCCATGCATCCGATGAAACCATACGTGGAAGCTGGGAACAAGCTCAATCAAACAAAAAAATAGGAAGAAGAGATAAATAA
- a CDS encoding winged helix-turn-helix transcriptional regulator, whose protein sequence is MPNLGEKVFNCEKELTLSIIGGKWKMLVLWHLGKEGTKRFGELKALMPGITQRMLVNQLRELEDHLIVHREVYPVVPPKVEYSLTEYGRSLMPILDAMYDWGKDYIENVLEKETENKSSIQ, encoded by the coding sequence ATGCCGAATCTTGGGGAAAAAGTGTTTAATTGTGAAAAAGAATTGACTCTTTCGATTATTGGTGGAAAATGGAAAATGTTGGTATTGTGGCATCTAGGAAAAGAAGGAACCAAACGTTTTGGTGAACTAAAGGCCCTCATGCCGGGTATCACTCAAAGAATGCTTGTTAATCAATTGCGCGAACTTGAAGACCATTTGATTGTTCATCGTGAAGTCTATCCTGTCGTTCCACCAAAAGTTGAATACTCACTCACTGAGTATGGAAGAAGTCTGATGCCTATTCTGGATGCTATGTATGACTGGGGTAAAGATTATATTGAGAATGTATTGGAAAAAGAAACAGAAAACAAATCGTCTATTCAGTAG
- a CDS encoding ATP-dependent DNA ligase: protein MQLFVDKKCYVQHIEGHGSEYFELIKEQGLEGIVLKKADSIYRPGTRSENWLKVINYQYENVLITGLRKKEFGVLLSFEDGSPAGLMEFMKPSDRKKLYAEYKKFIRTETDDFIYLDPKLKGIVKYRNLTKKGYLRIPSFEKWTT, encoded by the coding sequence ATGCAACTTTTTGTTGACAAAAAATGTTACGTACAGCATATAGAAGGCCACGGCAGCGAATACTTTGAGTTAATTAAGGAACAAGGACTTGAAGGCATTGTCTTAAAGAAAGCAGACTCTATCTATCGCCCTGGCACTCGCTCCGAAAATTGGCTCAAAGTCATTAATTATCAGTATGAAAATGTCCTGATTACCGGCTTACGTAAAAAGGAATTTGGCGTGCTGCTTTCCTTTGAAGATGGATCACCAGCTGGCTTAATGGAATTTATGAAACCCTCTGATCGGAAGAAATTGTATGCAGAATACAAAAAATTCATCCGGACAGAAACCGATGATTTTATTTATTTAGATCCTAAACTAAAAGGCATTGTAAAATATCGGAACCTAACGAAAAAAGGTTATTTACGCATCCCCTCATTCGAGAAATGGACCACTTGA
- the zwf gene encoding glucose-6-phosphate dehydrogenase — MDSMTFVLFGATGDLAKRKIYPALFNLYLNQKLPDSFLIIGVGIDEMSDVDFQNHVTDSLYTFSRHLINDKSEKQEFVKAFRYCQLDFTNAEGYKKLVEVVQQNEKDQSIEENRMFYLSVAPEFFDVIALNIKESGLGSTKGWKRLMIEKPFGRDLKSAQDLNEKLSKAFEEDEIFRIDHYLGKPMVQNLEALEFANPVLQSLWNNRYIANVQITASETVGVEERASYYEKAGAIRDMVQNHMMQLLMMTAMHQPKQMSTNDIRTVKRKVMDSLRPVQKDTVGIHVVRGQYGPGEIKGKPVVGYLEEPGVNASSTNDTFVAARLWIDSSFWDGVPFYIRTGKRMKEKSTRIVIEFKNPTKNVYTNENQFAEPNLLVIKVSPNEGVSMQLNSKNLTNGNLEPIIVDFSASTRDIPEAYELLIFDALRGDSTFFAHWDEVELSWKWVQPVLEAFEENALPLHLYQAGSMGPQAASQLLEEDGFKWWETRGGV, encoded by the coding sequence GTGGATTCTATGACGTTTGTCTTATTTGGGGCAACTGGGGATTTAGCTAAGCGAAAAATCTACCCTGCCTTGTTTAATTTATATTTGAATCAAAAATTACCAGATTCTTTTTTGATCATTGGTGTAGGAATAGACGAAATGTCTGATGTTGATTTTCAAAACCATGTAACAGACTCGCTATACACTTTTTCTAGACACTTGATAAATGATAAATCCGAAAAACAAGAGTTTGTAAAGGCATTTCGTTATTGCCAGTTAGATTTCACGAATGCTGAAGGGTATAAGAAGTTAGTTGAAGTCGTTCAACAAAATGAAAAAGACCAGAGTATTGAAGAGAATCGAATGTTTTATCTTTCTGTTGCTCCTGAATTCTTTGATGTAATTGCTTTGAACATCAAGGAGAGTGGATTAGGCTCGACAAAAGGATGGAAACGATTAATGATCGAAAAACCATTTGGGCGTGATTTAAAATCTGCTCAAGATTTAAATGAAAAACTAAGCAAAGCTTTTGAAGAAGACGAAATTTTCAGGATTGACCATTATCTTGGAAAACCGATGGTTCAAAACCTTGAAGCTTTAGAATTTGCCAACCCTGTGCTGCAATCACTATGGAACAATCGGTATATTGCCAATGTGCAAATAACGGCTAGTGAAACGGTTGGTGTAGAAGAGAGAGCTAGTTATTATGAAAAAGCAGGGGCTATTCGTGATATGGTCCAAAATCATATGATGCAGCTGTTGATGATGACGGCCATGCATCAGCCAAAACAGATGAGCACGAACGATATCCGTACAGTGAAAAGAAAAGTTATGGACTCTCTTCGGCCTGTACAGAAAGATACTGTAGGTATCCACGTTGTTCGTGGTCAATATGGACCGGGGGAAATAAAGGGTAAACCTGTAGTCGGATATTTAGAAGAACCTGGAGTGAATGCTTCTTCCACAAACGATACATTTGTGGCTGCTCGTTTATGGATTGATAGTTCATTCTGGGATGGGGTGCCATTTTATATCCGGACAGGAAAAAGAATGAAGGAAAAGTCGACGCGGATTGTGATTGAATTCAAGAATCCAACGAAAAATGTGTATACTAACGAGAATCAATTTGCAGAACCCAATCTATTAGTTATCAAAGTAAGTCCAAATGAGGGTGTGTCGATGCAATTAAATAGCAAAAATTTAACAAATGGAAATTTGGAGCCGATAATTGTTGACTTCTCAGCAAGTACAAGAGACATACCAGAAGCTTATGAACTCTTAATATTCGATGCTCTGCGTGGGGACTCTACCTTCTTTGCTCATTGGGACGAAGTTGAATTATCTTGGAAATGGGTACAGCCCGTTTTAGAGGCGTTTGAGGAAAATGCCCTTCCACTCCACCTATATCAAGCCGGTTCGATGGGGCCACAAGCTGCTTCGCAATTATTGGAGGAGGATGGTTTTAAATGGTGGGAAACTAGGGGGGGAGTTTAA
- a CDS encoding glucose-6-phosphate isomerase, with amino-acid sequence MTISFDYSNALAFMKKSEVDNLSEFVKVAHKMLHEKTGPGSDYLGWVDLPLNYDKSEFERIKQAAERIKKHSDAMVVIGIGGSYLGARSAIESLSHSFHNQMNNKTHVYFAGQNISSTYISHLFELLEGKDISVNVISKSGTTTEPALAFRIFRDYMEKKYGKEEARKRIFATTDQKKGALKKLADEEGYETFVIPDDVGGRYSVLTAVGLLPIAVAGLDIDHMMEGAAAAARKYNNPDLLTNESYQYAAVRNVLYNKGKAIEVLVNYEPSLHYVSEWWKQLFGESEGKDQKGLFPASVDFSTDLHSMGQYVQEGRRNLLETVLQIKKPRIEVTIQEDPENIDGLNFLAGKTMDEVNKSAFQGTLMAHIDGEVPNLVIELDEMNEYTYGEMVYFFEKACGISGHLLGVNPFDQPGVEAYKKNMFALLDKPGFEAEKATLMERLSK; translated from the coding sequence ATGACTATTTCGTTTGATTACTCCAATGCATTAGCATTTATGAAAAAGAGTGAAGTAGATAATCTAAGTGAATTTGTAAAAGTGGCTCATAAAATGCTACATGAAAAAACAGGCCCCGGCTCTGATTATCTTGGTTGGGTCGATTTGCCACTAAACTATGATAAGAGTGAATTTGAAAGAATTAAACAAGCTGCTGAAAGAATCAAGAAACATTCAGACGCAATGGTTGTAATTGGTATTGGTGGTTCGTACCTGGGGGCAAGATCGGCTATAGAATCTCTGTCCCATAGCTTTCATAACCAGATGAACAATAAGACACATGTTTATTTTGCCGGTCAGAATATCAGTTCTACTTATATATCTCATTTATTTGAACTATTAGAGGGGAAAGATATCTCTGTTAACGTCATTTCTAAATCAGGAACAACGACAGAGCCAGCCCTTGCTTTCCGTATTTTCCGTGACTATATGGAGAAAAAATACGGAAAAGAAGAGGCGAGAAAACGTATTTTTGCTACTACAGATCAGAAAAAAGGCGCATTAAAAAAGCTTGCGGACGAAGAAGGATATGAAACGTTCGTTATTCCGGATGATGTTGGTGGAAGGTATTCTGTGCTAACAGCAGTTGGTCTCTTACCAATTGCCGTAGCAGGACTTGATATTGATCATATGATGGAAGGGGCAGCAGCAGCAGCCCGTAAATACAACAATCCTGATTTATTGACAAATGAGAGCTATCAGTATGCTGCGGTCCGAAATGTACTCTACAATAAGGGAAAAGCAATTGAAGTGCTTGTTAACTATGAGCCCTCCCTTCACTACGTATCGGAATGGTGGAAGCAGCTGTTTGGGGAAAGTGAAGGAAAAGATCAAAAGGGGCTATTCCCTGCTTCCGTTGATTTTTCAACGGATTTGCATTCCATGGGGCAATATGTACAAGAAGGTCGACGAAACCTTTTAGAAACGGTTTTACAGATTAAGAAACCTCGAATTGAAGTGACTATTCAGGAGGATCCAGAAAATATTGATGGATTAAACTTCCTGGCAGGTAAGACGATGGATGAAGTCAACAAAAGTGCATTTCAGGGTACCCTTATGGCCCATATAGATGGAGAAGTACCTAATCTCGTGATTGAACTGGATGAAATGAATGAATACACTTACGGTGAGATGGTTTACTTTTTTGAGAAGGCATGTGGGATTAGTGGCCATCTATTAGGAGTTAACCCATTTGACCAGCCTGGAGTCGAAGCATACAAGAAGAATATGTTTGCTTTACTTGACAAACCTGGTTTTGAAGCAGAAAAAGCTACTCTCATGGAGCGTTTATCAAAATAA
- the hxlA gene encoding 3-hexulose-6-phosphate synthase, whose translation MKLQLALDLVDIPGAIELVKEVENHIDVVEIGTPVVINEGLKAVKEVKAAFPNLTVLADLKIMDAAGYEVSQASAAGADIITILGTAEDESIKGAVEEAKKQGKQILADMIAVKDIEGRAKELDELGVDYICVHTGYDLQAVGKNSFEDLATIKSVVKNAKTAIAGGIKLETLPDVIKVQPDLVIVGGGITSKDDKKAVAAKMQELIKQG comes from the coding sequence ATGAAATTACAATTAGCATTAGATCTTGTAGATATTCCAGGAGCCATTGAATTGGTGAAAGAAGTAGAAAATCATATAGATGTTGTAGAAATCGGCACGCCGGTTGTGATTAATGAAGGCCTTAAAGCAGTAAAGGAAGTGAAAGCTGCCTTCCCTAACTTAACTGTATTAGCTGACCTTAAAATCATGGATGCAGCTGGATATGAAGTTAGCCAAGCATCTGCAGCAGGCGCTGACATCATCACCATTCTTGGTACAGCTGAAGACGAGTCCATTAAAGGTGCTGTAGAAGAAGCAAAAAAACAAGGTAAACAAATCCTTGCTGATATGATCGCAGTTAAAGACATTGAAGGTCGTGCGAAAGAACTGGATGAACTAGGAGTAGATTATATCTGCGTTCACACAGGTTATGACCTTCAAGCTGTAGGAAAAAATTCTTTCGAAGACCTTGCAACCATTAAGAGCGTTGTAAAAAATGCGAAAACTGCTATTGCAGGCGGAATCAAATTAGAAACACTTCCAGATGTGATTAAAGTACAACCAGATCTTGTCATCGTAGGTGGCGGTATCACAAGCAAAGACGATAAAAAAGCAGTTGCAGCTAAAATGCAAGAATTAATTAAACAAGGTTAA
- a CDS encoding zinc-dependent alcohol dehydrogenase, with product MKAVTFQGSKDMQVKEVPDAKLQQKDDIVVRITSTAICGSDLHIYQGALPAEKDYVVGHEPMGIVEEVGPEVTKVKKGDRVVIPFNISCGSCYYCQHDLESQCDNSNPNPEVDTGGYFGFTERYGNHPGGQAEYLRVPYGNFMPFVIPESVELEDEALLFMSDVLPTAYWSIESAGVKKGDTVAVLGCGPIGLMAQKFAWMKGAKRVIAVDNLPYRLERAKKMNNVEIFNFDEFDDMISMGSHIKEITSGGVDAVIDCVGMDGKKTPIEAVEQKMKLIGGTISPIEIGMSAVRKFGTLQLTGVYGSKYNQFPLGNIFERNVKIKMGQAPVIHYMPMLFKMITEGELDPTEIVSHKLRLDQASEAYQIFNDHEDGCVKVVLKP from the coding sequence GTGAAAGCAGTTACTTTTCAAGGTTCCAAGGATATGCAGGTGAAAGAAGTTCCAGATGCGAAGCTTCAACAAAAAGACGATATTGTTGTGCGCATTACATCAACAGCGATATGTGGGTCTGATTTACATATTTATCAAGGTGCCTTGCCAGCTGAAAAAGATTATGTAGTTGGCCACGAGCCCATGGGTATTGTAGAAGAGGTCGGACCAGAGGTAACAAAAGTGAAAAAAGGGGATAGAGTGGTCATCCCATTTAACATTTCATGTGGAAGCTGTTACTATTGCCAGCATGATTTGGAGAGCCAATGTGATAATTCTAACCCAAATCCAGAAGTTGATACAGGCGGATATTTTGGATTTACGGAGCGTTACGGGAATCATCCGGGTGGACAGGCTGAATATTTGCGTGTTCCCTATGGAAATTTTATGCCTTTCGTGATTCCTGAATCTGTTGAACTTGAAGATGAAGCATTACTGTTTATGTCTGATGTACTGCCAACTGCTTATTGGAGCATTGAAAGTGCAGGAGTGAAAAAAGGGGATACAGTTGCCGTGCTCGGCTGTGGACCCATTGGTTTGATGGCGCAAAAGTTTGCCTGGATGAAAGGCGCAAAAAGAGTCATTGCCGTCGATAATCTTCCCTATAGGCTTGAACGTGCCAAAAAAATGAACAATGTTGAGATTTTTAATTTTGATGAATTTGATGATATGATTTCTATGGGTTCCCATATTAAAGAAATTACAAGTGGCGGTGTAGATGCCGTCATTGATTGCGTAGGGATGGATGGGAAAAAAACACCAATCGAAGCTGTCGAACAAAAGATGAAGCTTATTGGCGGAACCATCAGCCCGATCGAAATCGGTATGAGTGCTGTGAGAAAATTTGGAACGCTGCAGCTGACGGGGGTCTACGGCTCTAAATATAACCAGTTCCCTTTAGGAAACATATTTGAAAGAAATGTAAAAATAAAAATGGGTCAGGCACCAGTCATCCATTACATGCCAATGCTCTTTAAAATGATTACGGAAGGAGAACTGGATCCAACAGAAATCGTCTCTCATAAATTGCGTCTAGACCAGGCGAGTGAAGCCTATCAAATCTTTAATGATCACGAAGATGGGTGTGTCAAAGTTGTTCTCAAACCCTGA
- a CDS encoding Gfo/Idh/MocA family protein, whose protein sequence is MVRFGVIGTNWITERLLEAANDVEDFKLTAVYSRTISRAEEFASKYGVTKIFTNLKEMAVSQEIDAVYIATPNSYHAEQAILFLQNGKHVLCEKPLAVNATEVARMIQAAKDHNALLMEAMKSTLLPNFKVIQDNLHKIGPIRRYFASYCQYSSRYDKYKEGIVLNAFNPEFANGSLMDLGVYCLYPLITLFGEPKEVKATGIMLDSGVDGEGSVILKYDDKDAIVMYSKITNSYLPSEIQGEKGSIMIDKIHTAEKVEIHYTDGTVEQLTVDQSHPAMYYEVKEFIELINRGKTESDTNSYKNSYTTIQVLDKVRDEIGLVYQSDHK, encoded by the coding sequence ATGGTTCGATTCGGCGTAATCGGTACTAATTGGATTACAGAAAGATTACTTGAAGCAGCAAATGATGTAGAAGATTTTAAACTAACTGCTGTTTATTCTCGCACGATTAGTAGAGCAGAAGAATTTGCAAGTAAATATGGAGTAACAAAAATATTTACAAACCTAAAAGAAATGGCAGTTAGTCAAGAAATTGACGCGGTGTACATTGCTACTCCCAATTCATATCACGCAGAACAAGCTATTTTATTTTTGCAAAATGGCAAACATGTGTTATGTGAAAAGCCACTGGCTGTTAATGCAACCGAAGTAGCGAGGATGATTCAAGCCGCAAAAGATCATAACGCCCTATTAATGGAAGCAATGAAATCAACATTACTTCCAAACTTCAAGGTCATTCAAGATAATTTACATAAAATTGGTCCTATCCGTAGATACTTTGCAAGCTATTGTCAGTATTCATCTCGTTATGATAAATACAAAGAAGGAATTGTCCTTAATGCCTTCAATCCAGAGTTTGCGAACGGTTCATTAATGGACCTTGGTGTCTATTGTTTGTATCCACTTATTACATTATTTGGTGAACCAAAAGAAGTGAAGGCAACTGGCATTATGCTTGATTCGGGTGTGGATGGTGAAGGTAGCGTCATCTTAAAATATGATGATAAAGATGCGATTGTGATGTATTCCAAAATAACGAACTCTTATTTACCAAGCGAAATTCAAGGCGAAAAAGGAAGTATCATGATTGATAAGATTCATACGGCTGAAAAAGTAGAAATTCACTACACTGACGGCACGGTTGAACAATTAACAGTCGACCAATCTCATCCAGCTATGTATTACGAAGTGAAAGAATTTATTGAATTAATCAACCGAGGAAAAACAGAGTCTGATACTAACTCATATAAAAATTCATACACCACGATACAAGTGTTGGATAAAGTGAGAGATGAAATAGGTCTTGTATATCAAAGTGATCATAAGTGA
- the hxlB gene encoding 6-phospho-3-hexuloisomerase — MKTTQYLAEVVQELSRTVDLISDEEAEKLVNKILESKKIFVAGAGRSGFMGKSFVMRMMHMGIDAYVVGETVTANLEKGDLLIIGSGSGETKTLVSIAEKAKSLGGTVAAVTISPDSTIGKLADIIIKLPGSPKDQSESEYKTIQPMGSLFEQTMLLFYDALILRFMEKKGLDSTKMYGKHANLE, encoded by the coding sequence ATGAAAACTACTCAATATTTAGCTGAAGTCGTTCAAGAATTAAGTCGGACAGTCGACTTAATCTCTGACGAAGAAGCAGAGAAGTTGGTTAATAAGATTCTGGAATCCAAAAAAATCTTTGTTGCAGGTGCGGGCAGATCTGGATTTATGGGCAAATCTTTCGTGATGAGAATGATGCACATGGGGATCGATGCTTATGTAGTCGGTGAAACTGTAACAGCAAATTTAGAAAAAGGTGATTTGTTGATCATCGGTTCAGGTTCAGGTGAAACGAAAACCTTGGTTTCAATCGCTGAAAAAGCAAAAAGTTTAGGTGGGACGGTCGCAGCTGTAACGATTTCCCCTGACTCCACGATTGGAAAATTAGCTGATATTATCATTAAATTGCCTGGATCACCGAAAGATCAATCTGAAAGTGAATATAAGACCATACAACCAATGGGGTCACTTTTTGAGCAAACGATGTTATTATTTTATGATGCATTGATCTTGCGTTTTATGGAAAAAAAAGGCTTAGACTCTACTAAAATGTACGGCAAACATGCCAATCTCGAATAG